TCGGCGAGCAGTTCGGGTACGGCGACCGCGGCCGCGTCCTCCGCTTCGCCGACGTCGAGCGTGGTCGCCCGCAGCTCGGGATGTTCGTACGCAAGCACGCGGACCAGGCCGCGCAGGGCGGCCAGACCGGGGTGACCGGCCTCGCCAGCCCGCACCGCGGCCGCACCGCTGGTGACCAGCCACAGCCTCGGCGAGGCCTCGCCCAGCCCGGTCAGCTCGCGGACCACCTCGGCGACGGCGAGGGGCAGGGCCCGCGCGGTATCGAGCTCGCCAGGCGAGCCGGGGACGTCCGGCAGCACGACCACACCGCCGAGTGCGGCCGGGTCACCGGCAATCGCACCGAGCTCGGCCCGCCTGGCCAGCGGGACCGCGAGGGCCCGGTGGCCCTCTTCGATCAGCCGGTCGACCAGCGGCCCGGCCCGCACCCCGTCCCCGTGCAGCACGATCCAGTCCACCGTGGGGGAACTGCCGGTGCCGGTCGGCAGTTCGCTCGGCACCCAGCTCGCCTGGTACGCCAGCCGTTCCGGCAGGAACGGCACATCCGCCCGCGCCACGCCGGTCAGCGTGATCCCGTCCCACTCGGCCAGCACCGCGCCCTCCGCATCGAGCAGCCGGGCCGAGCCGGTCGAAGGGGTCGAGGCGTCCAGCGAACCGGACACCGTTGCGGCGCGCCGGGGATCACCGGTGACGCGCACGCGACCGATCCGGGTCACCCGCAGCCACCTCCGGTCATCCGGATCGCCTGCCAGGGCGGCCGGCGCGCGCACGCACGCCTCACCGAGGTCGGGATGCAGGGTGAAGCCGGACCGTTTCGCGTCACCGGGGTGCGTCACCTCGGCCAGCACCGCCCCGGCGACCGGACCGGTTGGCGTCCCACCGGTCGTCGCGGTCGCGGCGGCGTAGCATTCCCACTCCCCGCCGCGGCGAGCGGACACCGACAGCTCGACCTCGCCTGCCCGGACCGGGGTCGCCGAAACCGACACCTCGGTGTGCTCGGCCAGCGGCAGCGGCCGGTGCAGCACGACTTCCCGCAGTTCGTGGCTTTCCGCGCCGGGCAACGAATCCGCGGCCGCCGCCAGCATCAGCTCGACGAACGCGGCACCGGGCAGTATCGGCACCTCGTGCGCGGTGTGCGCGGCCAGCCACGGGTGCGCGGCCAGCCCCACCTCGGCAGGCCACACCCGCCGGTCGGTCCCCGGCACCTCGACCGGCTCGCCGAGGAACGGGTGCCCGGTCCGGCCGGGTGACGGCACCGGATCCGCCCAGTACTCCCGGTGCTCCCACACCGGTGGCGGCAGGTCGATCACCTCGCGGTCCGGGTAGCGCGCGCGCAGCACCTCCGGCCTGCCGTGCGGGTACAGCGCGGCCAGCGCGGCCGCGAACCCGTCGTCTGCGTCCTCCGGATCGCGGTGCAGCGTCGGGATCAACGTGAGGTCCCCGGCACCGCACCCCTTCGCCGTCTGCTCGACCGCCACCAGGGTCACCGGATGTGGCGAGATCTCCACGAACAACCGGTGCCCTTCGGCCAGTGCGGCGCCGATCGCCTGGGTGAACCGCACCGGCCTGCGCAGGTTCGCCGCCCAGTAACCGGCGTCGAAGGCCGGTCGCGTCCTGGGGTCGGCCAGCACGCTGGAGTAGCACGTGGTGCCGGGCGGGATCGCCTCCGGCGTGGGGCGGAGACCGGTCAGAGCCGTGGTGAACCGGTCGAGCAGCGGCTCGACCGCCGCGGAGTGCCCCGCGACGCCGGTCGGCACGGTCCTGGCCAGCCCGCCACCGGCCTCCACCCGCGCCACCAGCGCGCGCACCTGCTCGGCGGGGCCGCTGACCGTGCACTGCGCAGGCGAGGCGTACACCGCGACGGTGATCCCGGGAAAGTCGTCGGCGAGCTCGTCCAGTTCGCCGGGCGCGAGTTCCACGACGGCCATCGCGCCCGCGCCTTCGGCCTGCAACTCGTCGAGCACCGCGGTCCGGTGCACCATCACGCGCAGCCCCTCAGCCGGTTCCAGTGCCCCGACCGCGACCGCCGCGGCCACCTCCCCCATCGAGTGGCCGATCACCGCGGCCGGACGCACGCCGTAGGCGCGCCACAACCGGGCCAGCGCGACCTGCATGCCGAACAGGGCGAACTGCTGGCTCGACAGCGGCCCGGCCGCCGCATCCTCCGCCAGCAGCAGGGACAGCTCGACACCGGCGACCTCGCGGAACACGCCGTCCAGTTCGGTGACGGCCTCGGCGAACGCCGGTTCCTCGGCCAGCAGCCGTCGCGCCATGCCCGGCCACTGCGAACCGTAACCGGAGAACACGAACACCGGGCCGCTGTCCGTACCGGCCGGTGTCGCGGTGAACACCGACCGGTGCGGCTGCCCTTCGGCCAGCGCCCGCAGCCGTTCGCACAGCTGGCCGGTATTCCGCGCGGGTACCGCGGCCCCTGCCTGCGCGCCGTCTTCCTCGGCATGGGCCAGCGCCGCGGCGAGCACGGCGATGTCGGGGTGCGCATCCTCCGGTCCGTCCAGCCAGTCGGCCAGCGCCCGCGCGCGGGCGCGCAACCGCGCCGGGGACCGGCCGGACAGGGCGACCACCTCCGCGCGTCCCGGCGAAACCGGGCCCCGTGGCCTGGTACCACCGGTGGGCTGCCACTCCTCCAGCACGACGTGCGCGTTGGTGCCGCCGAAGCCGAACGAGGACACCCCGGCCCGCGCGATCCCCGGGTAGCGCGGCCACTCGGTGTTCTCGGTGACCACTTCCAGCCGTGCCCCCGCGAAGTCGATGTGCGGGCTGGGTGCGGTGAAGTTCAGGCTCGGCGGGATCCGCGAGTGCCACAGGCTCAGCACCACCTTGATCAGTCCGGCGATGCCGGCCGCGCCCTCTAGGTGGCCGAGGTTGGACTTCACCGAGCCGATCAGCAACGGCCGCCGCGCTGGGCGCCCCGCACCGAGCACGGAGGCCAGCGCCCCGGCCTCGATCGGATCACCGAGCGAGGTCCCCGTGCCGTGCGCCTCGACGTAGTCCACCGCGGGTGTGCGCACCCCGGCACGCTGGTACGCGCGGGAAAGGAGCCGTTGCTGCGCGGCGGGATTCGGTGCGATCAACCCGTTGGACCTGCCGTCCGAGTTCACCGTGCCGCCCTTGATCAAGGCGAGGATCCGGTCACCGTCGCGGCGGGCGTCCTCGAGCCGCTTGAGCACCACGACGCCGCACCCCTCACCGCGCACGATGCCGTCGGCTGCGGCGTCGAACGGTTTGCACCGACCGTCGGCGGCAAGCAGGCCCGCCCGCTGGAAGTTCGCCGTGATCGCCGGGGACAGCAGCAGGTTCACCCCGCCCACCACGGCGGTGGAGGCATCGCCATCGGCCAGCGCCCGCGCCGCCAGGTTCACCGCGACCAGCGAGGAGGAGCACGCGGTGTCGACGGTCATGCTCGGGCCGTGCGCGCCGAGGGCGTAGGACACCCGGTTGGCCGTCACCGAGGCCGCCGCGCCCGTGGCCGACCAGGCGTCGACGCGGTCAAGGTCGGTCATGGTCAGCTGGGCGTACTCGGCCGCGGACAGGCCGACGAACACCCCGCAGTCGGTGCCCCGCAGGGACGCCGCCGGGATGCCCGCGTGCGCCAGCGCCTCCCAGGTCACCTCGAGCAGCAGCCGTTGCTGCGGATCCATCACCTCGGCCTCATCGGGGCTGATCCCGAAGAACTCGGCGTCGAACCCGGCGACATCGTCGAGGAATCCGCCCTGCCTCGGCAGGTCGTGGTCAGTGACGTCCGGGACGAACCGCTCCCAACGTCCGGCGGGAACCTCGCCGATGCCGTCCCTCCCGCCGGTCAGCAGCCGCCAGAACCCGGCCGGGGTGGCCGCTCCGGGAAACCGGCAGCCGAGGCCGACGACCGCGACCGGCCCTTCGTGCGCGTCGGGCACGGACGGATCGAAACCACCGGCGTCGAGGGATTGGGGCCCGGCGGCGAGGGCCTTGGCCAGTTCGCCGATCGTCGGCGCGGTCCACACCAGGGTGGCCGGCAGTTCCCGGCCGAGCAGCTCACCCGCCTGTGCCGCGATCGCCACCGCGTTCCGGGACGAGACACCGAGGTCCCGCAACGGCCGGTCCACATCCCGCTCGGTGACCTGGCCGCTCGACCCGGCGGCAAGCCGCTCGAGCAACCAGGCTCGCCACTCGGCCTCGCTGTTCATGTTCCCTCACACTCCTTGGACGGCATCGATTGCACGGCGGGCCGGGGCCGCAGCACGACGAGTGCGAGCGCCGCGCCCGCGACCTGCAGCACCGCCGCAACCAGCAGTCCCGCGGCATACCCCGCGGCCAGCGCCGGGCCGTCGGCCGCGCCCGCGGCGCTCTCACCGGCCCGCACCGAGGTGAGCACGATCCCGATCAGCACGACCCCGAACGCGCTGGACAGTTCCCGCGACGCGGTGAGCACGCCGGAGGCGGTACCGGTGTCGTCCTCGCCGATCCGGTCCAGTGCGTGCCCGGTGATCGGCGCGGTGAACGCCGACCCGACCCCGGCAAGCACCAACCCGGCCAACCGGGGTGCCATCGCGGTCTCGCCGTTCACCACGGCGAGCTGCACCAGACCGGCTGCCAGCACCAGCAGCCCGAGACACACCGCGCGATGCGGCCCGAGCGCCCTGGTCACCGCCGGTACGAGCGGGGTCGCACAGATCACCGCGCCGGCCACCACGACCAGTGGCAGCCCGGCCTCCTCCGGCCCCATCCCCAGGAACTCCTGGTACACCAACGGGGTGAAGAACACGATCCCGCTGATCCCCAGCCCCCACAGCAAGATCAGCGCGTTCGCGCCGAGGAACACCCGGTTCGCCCGCAGCCGCGCCGGGACGAGTGGCGTGCCGGCGCGTCGCTCGCTCAGCACGAAGGCGAGCAGTCCGAGCAGCCCGGCGCCGCCGAGGACGCCCGTGCTGACGACACCACCCGAGGTCACCACGGCCGCGGTGAGCAGCACCAGGCTGATCGTCACCAGCACCGTCGCGCCCAGCCGCACCGGCACGCCGGAGCGGACCGGCTCGTCCCGGCTGGTGCGCGTCAGCAGGAACCACGCCGCGCAGACGAACGGCAGGTTACTGAGGAATATCCAGCTCCAGTGCAGGTGTTCGGCGAGCGCGCCACCGAGCCACGGCCCCAGCGCGAGTGCACAGGCGAGCGCGGCGGTCCACACCGCGATGGCGATCTTTCGCCCGGATTCCGGCAGTTTGGTACGGATCAGGCTGAGCGTCCCCGGCACGATGAAAGCGGCCGCGATGCCCTGCGTCACCCTGGCCGTGAGCAGCAGCTCGGGCGATCGAGCCACACCGCCGAGCAGTGCTCCGGCCGCGAACACCGCGCACCCGGCGAGCAGGGTGCGGCGGCGTCCGATCCGGTCGATCAGCGCGCCCGCGGCCAGCAGCAGCCCGGCGTACGGAAGCATGTAGCCGATGCTGATCCACTGCAGCGTGGTCAGATTCAGCCCCAGCTCCCTGCCGATCGACGGCGCGGCGGCCGCGACGATCGTGTTGTCCAATGTGGTCACGAATCCCACGAGCGCGACCACGGCCATGATCGCCGGAGTACGAATGTCCTGACCGTCCGGACCCACAGCTTCCCGGCCGGACAGGGCAGGCGGGGTAGTCACGCCGCCTCCGCGCCCCGGGCGCCGGACAGCGCCCGCAACCTGGTCCGGCGGGCCGCGCCGGCAGGCATCCGGTCCCTGGACGGTGGCAGGGCGAGCCGGAAGATCTTCTTCCACACGCTGCCGACCTGCCTGCCGAGCGGGCCGGTGTTGTAGCCGAGGCCGTAGCGCTCACAGATCTCCCGGATCCGTGGCGCGATCTGCTGGTAGCGCCGCGCCGGGATGTCCGGGAACAGGTGGTGCTCGATCTGGAAGCTCAGGTTCCCGGTCATCAGGTGAAACAGCTTTCCGCCTTCGATGTTGGCGGAGCCGAGCATCTGCCGGTAGTACCACTGGCCTGGTGTCTCGTTGGCGCATTCCTCCTCGGTGAAGTCCGCGACCCCGTCCGGGAAGTGCCCGCAGAAGATGATGCTGAACGCCCACAGGTTGCGCACCAGGTTCGCGGTGGCGTTCCCGGTGAGGGTTGCCAGCGCGCCGGGCCCGCTCAGCAGCGGGAACAGCAGGTAGTCCTTGATGGCCTGCTTGCCGCCCTTCTGCCACATCCGGCGCCGCAGCCCCCTGGTCTCCGACCACTTCCGGCGCCCGGACATGATCCGGTCGATCTCGAGGTCGTGCAGCATCACGCCCCATTCGAAGGCGACCATCAACACGAACGCGTACACCGGGTTGCCGAGGTAGTACGGGCGCCATCGCTGCGCGTCGATCATGCGCAGCAGGCCGTACCCGATATCGCGGTCCTTGCCGAGAATGTTGGTGAACGTGTGGTGCACATAGTTGTGCGTATGCCGCCATTGCTCGGAAGGGCAGACGGTGTCCCATTCGAACATCTTCGAGTTCAGGGCCGGATCGCCCATCCAGTCGTACTGGCCGTGCATGACGTTGTGACCGATCTCCATGTTGTCCAGGATCTTGGAGATCGACAGCGCCGCGGTCCCTGCCAGCCAGGCGGGTGGAAACCAGCCTGCCCAGAGCAACGCGCGGCCGAGGAACTCGAACCGCTGCTGCAGCGTGACGACGCGGCGGATGTAGGCCGCGTCCCGCTCGCCGAGGTCGGCGACCAGTTCCCTGCGGATCGCGTCGAGCTCCCGGCCGAGCTCGTCGAGCTGCTCGGGGCTGAGTTGTGGGATACGTGCTCGGGTAGCCATTGTCGCTTTCCTTGCCGGTTACGTGTTTCGACGGCTCACATGTCCAGCTCGACGTCG
The sequence above is drawn from the Amycolatopsis aidingensis genome and encodes:
- a CDS encoding MFS transporter, with the translated sequence MTTPPALSGREAVGPDGQDIRTPAIMAVVALVGFVTTLDNTIVAAAAPSIGRELGLNLTTLQWISIGYMLPYAGLLLAAGALIDRIGRRRTLLAGCAVFAAGALLGGVARSPELLLTARVTQGIAAAFIVPGTLSLIRTKLPESGRKIAIAVWTAALACALALGPWLGGALAEHLHWSWIFLSNLPFVCAAWFLLTRTSRDEPVRSGVPVRLGATVLVTISLVLLTAAVVTSGGVVSTGVLGGAGLLGLLAFVLSERRAGTPLVPARLRANRVFLGANALILLWGLGISGIVFFTPLVYQEFLGMGPEEAGLPLVVVAGAVICATPLVPAVTRALGPHRAVCLGLLVLAAGLVQLAVVNGETAMAPRLAGLVLAGVGSAFTAPITGHALDRIGEDDTGTASGVLTASRELSSAFGVVLIGIVLTSVRAGESAAGAADGPALAAGYAAGLLVAAVLQVAGAALALVVLRPRPAVQSMPSKECEGT
- a CDS encoding fatty acid desaturase family protein encodes the protein MATRARIPQLSPEQLDELGRELDAIRRELVADLGERDAAYIRRVVTLQQRFEFLGRALLWAGWFPPAWLAGTAALSISKILDNMEIGHNVMHGQYDWMGDPALNSKMFEWDTVCPSEQWRHTHNYVHHTFTNILGKDRDIGYGLLRMIDAQRWRPYYLGNPVYAFVLMVAFEWGVMLHDLEIDRIMSGRRKWSETRGLRRRMWQKGGKQAIKDYLLFPLLSGPGALATLTGNATANLVRNLWAFSIIFCGHFPDGVADFTEEECANETPGQWYYRQMLGSANIEGGKLFHLMTGNLSFQIEHHLFPDIPARRYQQIAPRIREICERYGLGYNTGPLGRQVGSVWKKIFRLALPPSRDRMPAGAARRTRLRALSGARGAEAA
- a CDS encoding type I polyketide synthase — protein: MNSEAEWRAWLLERLAAGSSGQVTERDVDRPLRDLGVSSRNAVAIAAQAGELLGRELPATLVWTAPTIGELAKALAAGPQSLDAGGFDPSVPDAHEGPVAVVGLGCRFPGAATPAGFWRLLTGGRDGIGEVPAGRWERFVPDVTDHDLPRQGGFLDDVAGFDAEFFGISPDEAEVMDPQQRLLLEVTWEALAHAGIPAASLRGTDCGVFVGLSAAEYAQLTMTDLDRVDAWSATGAAASVTANRVSYALGAHGPSMTVDTACSSSLVAVNLAARALADGDASTAVVGGVNLLLSPAITANFQRAGLLAADGRCKPFDAAADGIVRGEGCGVVVLKRLEDARRDGDRILALIKGGTVNSDGRSNGLIAPNPAAQQRLLSRAYQRAGVRTPAVDYVEAHGTGTSLGDPIEAGALASVLGAGRPARRPLLIGSVKSNLGHLEGAAGIAGLIKVVLSLWHSRIPPSLNFTAPSPHIDFAGARLEVVTENTEWPRYPGIARAGVSSFGFGGTNAHVVLEEWQPTGGTRPRGPVSPGRAEVVALSGRSPARLRARARALADWLDGPEDAHPDIAVLAAALAHAEEDGAQAGAAVPARNTGQLCERLRALAEGQPHRSVFTATPAGTDSGPVFVFSGYGSQWPGMARRLLAEEPAFAEAVTELDGVFREVAGVELSLLLAEDAAAGPLSSQQFALFGMQVALARLWRAYGVRPAAVIGHSMGEVAAAVAVGALEPAEGLRVMVHRTAVLDELQAEGAGAMAVVELAPGELDELADDFPGITVAVYASPAQCTVSGPAEQVRALVARVEAGGGLARTVPTGVAGHSAAVEPLLDRFTTALTGLRPTPEAIPPGTTCYSSVLADPRTRPAFDAGYWAANLRRPVRFTQAIGAALAEGHRLFVEISPHPVTLVAVEQTAKGCGAGDLTLIPTLHRDPEDADDGFAAALAALYPHGRPEVLRARYPDREVIDLPPPVWEHREYWADPVPSPGRTGHPFLGEPVEVPGTDRRVWPAEVGLAAHPWLAAHTAHEVPILPGAAFVELMLAAAADSLPGAESHELREVVLHRPLPLAEHTEVSVSATPVRAGEVELSVSARRGGEWECYAAATATTGGTPTGPVAGAVLAEVTHPGDAKRSGFTLHPDLGEACVRAPAALAGDPDDRRWLRVTRIGRVRVTGDPRRAATVSGSLDASTPSTGSARLLDAEGAVLAEWDGITLTGVARADVPFLPERLAYQASWVPSELPTGTGSSPTVDWIVLHGDGVRAGPLVDRLIEEGHRALAVPLARRAELGAIAGDPAALGGVVVLPDVPGSPGELDTARALPLAVAEVVRELTGLGEASPRLWLVTSGAAAVRAGEAGHPGLAALRGLVRVLAYEHPELRATTLDVGEAEDAAAVAVPELLADPPEDEVAWRDGRRFAYTLTRAELPAEPRQAPVVRDGAYLITGGLGGLGIAAARWLAGAGATRIVLSARRGPSTAARTAIEEITAAGVRVEVVTGDIAEPGVAERMVRAAGHGDTPVRGVLHAAGVLADGAVFALDADAMATAWRAKTEGALRLHEACAGIELDWWLAYSSAAALFGSPGQAAYATANAWLDAFTAWRRAKGLPAATVQWGAWAEIGGAAGKDNPVLEPMPPREGIAALSAVLASGRGQTAITRLDTEAVLELFPRLAQRPFFAELVAPGQAAVTEPGAGIDAIRALAAGDPDRARAAVCDHIVSLLAEMMWLDTEALDPHAPLTSLGLDSLLAMRARGAVERDFGATLPLPLLLRGASLVDLADHLVNTLRPEGTAVSTSQRPAARPAGGGPGGRDFAERWVGRILRQVLGPESAGEDVEVHLPLAEAGLDDAAAERLREAVSAALGRAVTTEELLAVPTIAGMADAVRAELESTGDGPMRLLGSGGDGDDAPLYLFHAAGSPTAVYRPLVGLLEADVTCYGMERLDHLDTVEAKAARYAELIRGRQPDGPYRLGGWSFGGLLAFEVARQLTAAGAEVELLFLIDTIIPLPDMESSPEEALRARLRRFVSYIEQTYQVDLGLPEGELVALPEEERNELVMRRLSDRVAEMGAAVLEHQRTSYVDARISEQHVPGAYSGPVLLFRAKDPHPLTTTLDPRYLRTDDALGWDEFCQDLEVVKVPGDHITVIDPPHVAIVADRISAELSLLRK